The genome window CATATCGGTGTGACCCGTCGCCAGCCACACCCGCACGCCGGTCGGAACTGGGATCATGGTCTCCTCCCGTCGGCAATATCGAGAATGCGCTTCAACGCGCCCATGTCGGCGCCGGGGCCAACCCGCACGCGCCGCCCGTTCAAAAGCTCGATCTCGATGCGATTATCGGCGGCGGGCGCGTCACTGGCGCTGTGATCGTAGATCGTGTCGCGGCTCTTCCCTGGCGCCGTCAGAGAGACCGGCAGGAATGCCGGTGCGGGCTCTGGCTTCTCGTCGTTCTTGGCCAGCTTCCGCCAACGAAACAGAAGGCTTGGCTTGATCCCATGCCTGCGGGCGACCGCTGACACATTCACGCCGGGCTGCAAAGCCTCGGCGATGATCGCCTGCTTCTCGTCCTCGCTCCAGCGGCGCCGGGTATCAGCAACTACGGAATACCGGCGGGCAAAAGTATCTCCAGACATAGGCACGGGCATAGCTCCTGTCGCGACAAGCGTCACAGACAAGACCTGTCTCTTACACGCCCCGCAAGGCGGCCCTCAGCGGAGGCTTACTTTACATGTCGGCGACTAAGCATGCGGAGATGCAAAAACGCCGTCAGGTAATGCGCGCATTCCGGCGAGGTATCCGGTGTTATAAGCGGACACTCGAGGCGCGATTGCCGCGTGAAAAGGAAGGCGCCGCTCGCGTCTTCAGGGTGAGCAAAGCTTCGTGCTAGACGCGCATTAACCTCTCGCGACTGGCGGATCCCTCATCCCTTCAAACGCAACCCCTTGTTGTCGAGAAACTCGATCCCGGCCTGTTCGAAAGCCTGCCTGATGGAGCTGCGCACGATGGCGAGCGGCGTCCGCCGACTGTTCTCGAAATCCTGAACGGTGCGCAGCGCGACGCCGACCCGTCGCGCAAGCTCCCCTTGCGTCCAGTCAAGAAGGCCGCGCGCAGCGCGACATTGTGCAGGCGAAATCTCCATTCGCCCTTCATCGAGAAATCCACGCGGAAAGACAACGTCGTCACCACCATGTTGCTTATAATGTGCAACATATGCTATTAGTGGGTTACCCTGGAGGGGCCGCCATGCAGTCGTCAATTGCAGCCGCGCTGCGCCATCTCAAACAGGCGCTCGTCCATCTCGACGAGGCAAGGCTTGCGATACGGCCAGCGGATCCATCAGGGGCCGAGGCCGTCGGCAGCCTGATAGACCGGTTGCAGAACGAGATCAAATGCCTCGACGGCGGCAGCGACCTGTGGAGGCGAAAGTAACGGCTCGCTTGAATGCCACTGG of Rhodomicrobium vannielii ATCC 17100 contains these proteins:
- the tnpA gene encoding IS66-like element accessory protein TnpA, yielding MSGDTFARRYSVVADTRRRWSEDEKQAIIAEALQPGVNVSAVARRHGIKPSLLFRWRKLAKNDEKPEPAPAFLPVSLTAPGKSRDTIYDHSASDAPAADNRIEIELLNGRRVRVGPGADMGALKRILDIADGRRP
- a CDS encoding helix-turn-helix domain-containing protein is translated as MEISPAQCRAARGLLDWTQGELARRVGVALRTVQDFENSRRTPLAIVRSSIRQAFEQAGIEFLDNKGLRLKG